Part of the Clostridium sporogenes genome, ACTATAGGGGTATTATCTTTTGTTATAATTTTTCAGCCAGAAATACGAAGAGCTCTTGAACATATAGGAAGAAGCGCATTTACGGACAAACATTTGCTACAGGATGAAGAAATAATGGGTAAAGTCATAGATAGTATTATAGTAGCAGTAGATAATCTTTCAAAAAGTAGGACAGGAGCGTTAATAGTTATTGAACAATTTACTGGATTAGGAGAAATAATAAATACAGGAACTAAATTAGATGCTATGGTATCATCAGCACTATTAGAAAATATATTCGTTGTAAATACTCCATTACATGATGGAGCTACAATTATAAGAAATGATAGAATAATATCTGCAGGATGTTTTCTACCCTTAACCCAAAATACAGATATAAATAAAAAATTAGGCACGAGACATAGAGCTGCTATAGGTATATCAGAGAATTCAGATTCTATAACTATAGTAGTGTCTGAAGAAACAGGAATGATTTCTTTAGCTGTTAATGGGCAATTAACAAGAGGATATGATAAAGAAAAATTAAAGGATATTATGATAAAAATCATAAAAAAAGGATTTGATGAAGACAGTACTTTTAGGGGGCAGGTGGTAGAATGGGCAAAAAAAGTAAAACAGAAAATATAATAGTGAGAATTTGTTGTATAATAGCTTCTTTTGCTTTGTGGTTATATATATTTAATATAGAAAATCCAATAAAAGAACAAAAAATAACAGTTCCCGTTAATATAGTAAATAAGGAAAGTATGAATGAACTTGAATTAGCTTTGATGCCAAAAGAGGTTAATACAGTTACATTGATAATAAAAGGAAATGTAAAAGACATTTATTCCGTAAAAGCAGAAGACTTTAAAGTAGAAGCAGACTTAAATTCTTTTGGTTTAAAGAAAGGTGAAAATAAAATACCTGTTAAGGTAAAGAAAAGTCCTGGTAGCATTAAGATAGTAAATGAGGAAAATTTATGGACTAAAATTACTTTAGATAAGTTAAAATCTAAGACAGTACCAATTAAAATAAAAGTAACAGGTACTCCTAAAGATGGATATGCAGCTTTAAATCCAATCATAAAGGAAGAAGCAGCTACTATCTATGGGACAGAGACTTATATTAACAAAGTAAAAGAGGTAGTAGGAAAGTGTAACATAGAGGGAAAATCTTCAGAAATAAAAACGAATATATCTCTTCAAGCAAAAACATATGACGGAGATATAATAAATGAGGTTTCAGTAGAACCATCTAAAGTGTATGTGAAGATACCTTTAACAAGAATTAAAAGAGTACCAGTAAATAGGAGACTTAGTGAAGATATATCAAATAATAAAAATATAGAATCTATAACGCCATTACAAAGTGAAGTTGAAATTTCTGGAGAAGAAGAAGTTATACAAAATATAAAATATATAGATACAGAGATGATAAATATTAATTCTATAAAAATAGGACAGGAAAATATAGAAAGTAATTTGGTAGTACCAAAAGGAGTTATATTAGTAAGCGGTAATAATACTATAAAACTTAAAGTTAAATTTAAAGTTATAGAAGACAAAAAGGAAGATGAAAAGAATAAAGATAAAGAAGAAAATAAAGAAGATAAAATAATTGAGAAGAAAGCTACAAAAGATATTAATATTATAAATGAGCCTAAGGATAAAGAAGTTTTATTGAGCCAATCTAATGTAACTATAAACATGAAAGGCAATAAAGATGTTATAGATAAGATAAATGTAGATAATATAAAGTGCTATGTAGATTTAAAAAATGTTAATTTAGGAGAAAACATAGTAAAAGTTATTGTAGATATGGGGGATAATAAAATAGATTATAGTGTTAATTTAGACAGTATAAAAGTAACAGTAAAGGAAAAGCAGGAGGAATAGTATGCCATTAAGAATTAATAATGTGACTTTAGAAATAGATGAGGATTTAAGTTTATTAAGAAATAAAGTTTGTGAAAAATTAAATATATCTTCAAAGTATATAAAAGACTTTAAAATATTAAGAGAATCAATAGATGCTAGGAGAAATTCTATAAAGTTTAATTATTCGGTTGAAGTGTTCTGTGAAGATGAGAAAAGAATAATGAAAAATATAAAAGATAAAAGTATAACTTTTCAAGATGCTGAATATGAAGAAAAAATAGTATTTGGAACTAAAAAGATGAAGGAAAGACCAGTTATAGTAGGTATGGGACCAACAGGCATGTTTGCCGGTCTTATGCTAGCTAAAAATGGATACAGGCCTATAGTTATAGAAAGAGGAGAAGCTATAGAAGAAAGAAGTAAAACCGTAGAGAGATTTTGGAACACAGGAGCTTTAAATATAGAATCTAATGTACAATTTGGAGAAGGGGGGGCAGGTACTTTTTCTGATGGAAAGTTAACTACTAGAATAAAGGATAAAAGATGCTCTTTTATATTAGAAGAAATGGTTAAAGCAGGAGCTCCCAAGGAAATAATATATTCTGGTAAACCTCATATTGGAACAGATATATTAAAAAATGTAGTTAAAAATATAAGGAACACTATAAATTCTCTAGGAGGAGAAATAAGATTTAATAGTAAATTAGAAAATGTAATAATTGAAGATGGAAAGGTAAATGCTATTATAGTAAATAAAGAAGGGATTCCTTGTGAAAATTTAATATTAGCTATAGGTCATAGTTCTAGAGATACTTATGAAATGCTTTATAAAAACAATATTTTTATGGAAAGTAAGGCTTTTGCCATAGGAGTTAGAGTAGAGCATCTAAGGGAAATGATAGATAAAAATCAATATGGAAAATATGCAGGTCATCCTAGACTTAAAGCGGCAGATTATAGATTAACTTATACAACTAAAAATAGTAATAGATCAGTGTATAGTTTTTGTATGTGTCCTGGCGGTGAGGTAGTTGCGGCAGCTTCTGAAGAGGGTCTGTTAGTTACCAATGGTATGAGCTATTATTCAAGAGACAAAGATAACTCAAATTCAGCTATAGTTGTATCTGTAACACCTGAAGACTTTGAAGGGAACACACCTTTAAAGGGAATGGAGTTCCAAAGACACTATGAAAGACTAGCTTATAAATTAGGTGGAGAAAATTATAATGCTCCAGTACAGTTGATAGAAGATTTTTTAAAGGATAAAAATTCATCTAAATTAGGAGCAGTAAAACCATCCTACAAACCAGGATATGAATTTAAGAATATATCAGAATGTTTACCAAATTATGTAGTAGATTCATTAAAAGAAGGTTTTTCTAGCTTTGATAATAAAATAAAAGGATTTGCTAGCAATGATGCTATTTTAACAGGAATAGAAACTAGAACATCAGCTCCAGTGAGAATTACTAGAAATGAAAATTTAGAAAGCATATCTTTGAAAGGGTTATATCCAGCGGGAGAAGGTGCTGGATATGCGGGAGGCATAATCTCTGCAGCGGTAGATGGAGTGAAGGTTGCTGAAAATATAATAAAGACATATAGTTCGTTAAAATAAAAACTTTTAAAAAAATATTGCGTTGTTCATAAATTTTGATAAAATATAAGTTAAAGAATAGTATAAGCTAAAGAATAATATAAATATGGGAGATTTAAAATGAGTGATAATGATCTTATATTAGTAATTAATCCAGGATCTACATCTACTAAAATTGCTTTATTTAATAAAGAAAATCCTATAATTACAGATAATTTATTTCATTCACTAGAGGAAATAAATAAGTATGATTCAATATATGAACAAAAAGGTATGAGAGAAAAAATAATAATGGAATGGCTGGAAGAAAAGGGTGTAGATTTAAATAGACTTGTTGCTATAGTAGGAAGAGGCGGACTCCTACGCCCTATGCCAGGTGGTACTTATAAGGTAACAAAAAAAATGATGGAAGATTTAAGGATAGGTTATCAAGGACAACATGCTTCTAATCTTGGAGGGATTATAGCCTATGATATTTCTCAAAAATTAAATATACCTTCATTTATAGTGGATCCGGTGGCAGTAGATGAAATATTAGAGGAGGCTAGGATATCTGGCATGCCTGAAATAAAAAGGAGATCTTTAGTTCATGCTTTGAATATAAAGGCTGTAACAAGAAAAGTTTGTAACAAGATTGATAAGGATTTTCTCAATAGTTCCTTTGTAGCAGCACACTTGGGTGGAGGTATATCAGTATGCCCAATTAAAAATGGGAAAATATTAGATGTAAATAATGCTAATGAAGAAGGGCCATTTTCTCCAGAAAGGACAGGGAGTTTACCTGTAAGAGACTTAATAAAAATGGCTTATAGCAGTAAGTATACTTACAAAGAGTTAAAGAAAAAAATTATGGGTAAAGGTGGACTAATAGCATATCTAGATACAAATGATGGAAGAGTTGTAGATAGAATAATCGAGGAAGGTAATAAAAAAGCTGAACTTATTTTAGAAGCTATGGCTTATCAAATTGCCAAAGAAATAGGTTCTATGGCTACAGTATTAAAAGGCAATGTAGACGCCATAATTCTTACAGGGGGATTAGCTTATAATAAAAGATTAACTACTTGGATAAAAGAAAGAGTTGAATTTATATCTCCAATTGAATTGGTACCTGGAGAAGAGGAGATGTTAGCTTTAGTTGAAGGGGCAATAAGAATTTTAAATAAAGAAGAAAGTGCTAAAATTTACGAAGAAGAGGTGTGTTTTAATGATTAAAAGTTTTGATGAAATACTACAAAAGGCTAAGATCCAAGAAAAAGGAACCGTATCTGTAGCGGTGGCTCAAGATAAGCATGTATTAGAAGCTATAAAAGATGCTAAAGAACAAGGTCTTGTTAATGCAATACTTGTAGGAAATTTAGAAAAAATCAAAGAAATAGCAAAAGAAATAGGAATGGATCTAGCAGATTATGAGATAGTAAATGAAAACGATGACAGGAAAGCTGCTTTAAAAGCTGTTGAAATAGTTTCATCAGGAAAAGCAGATATGGTTATGAAAGGTTTAATAGATACAGCAAATTTTTTAAGAGCTGTTTTAAACAAAGAGATAGGATTAAGAACAGGAAAAATAATGTCTCATATTGCAGTATTTGAGGTAAAAAAATTAGAAAAATTAGTAATGATTACAGATTCAGCTTTTAATATGTATCCAGGATTGGAAGAAAAAATTGATATAGTTAAAAATGCAGTTACGGTAGCACATGCAATTGGTATTGAAAATCCAAAAGTTGCTCCTATTTGTGCAGTAGAGGTGGTTAATCCTAAAATGCCAGCTACACTAGATGCAGCTACACTTTCTAAAATGAATGATAGAGGACAAATAAAGGGATGCATAATTGATGGACCATTAGCCTTAGATAATGCTATATCAGAAGAAGCTGCAGCTCATAAAGGAATAGATAGCCCAGTAGCAGGTAATGCTAACATATTTTTAATGCCAAATATAGAAGCAGGAAATGTGATGTATAAGACATTAACTTATGCAGCAGATTGCAAGAATGGTGGATTATTAGTAGGAACATCCGCACCAGTTGTATTAACTTCAAGAAGTGATAGTCATGAATCAAAACTAAATGCAATAGCTTTAGCAGCATTAGTTGCTAGCCAACTAAAAAAATAAATATCTTAAATTTAGGGAGGAATTCAAAATGGGTTACAAATTGCTAATAATTAATCCCGGATCAACATCAACTAAAATAGGAGTATATGAAGATGAAAATCAAATACTAGAAGAAACATTAAGACATTCTTCACAAGAAATTGAAAGCTATAAAACTATATTTGATCAATTTGAATTTAGAAAAGAAGTTATATTAAATGTTTTGAAAGAGAAAAATTTTGATGTAAATGAATTAGATGCTATTGTAGGTAGAGGTGGACTTTTAAAACCTATTGAGGGTGGAACATACAGAGTAAATGACGCCATGATTGAAGATTTAAAAATGGGAGTTCAAGGACAACATGCATCTAATCTTGGAGGAATAATAGCTAATGAAATAGGAAAAAATCTTAACATACCTGCATTTATAGTAGATCCTGTAGTTGTTGATGAAATGAAGGATATAGCAAGAATATCAGGTATGCCTGAAATAAAAAGAAAAAGTATATTTCATGCATTAAATCAAAAGGCAGTTGCTAAAAGATACGCAAAAGAAAACAATAAAAAATATGAGGAGCTTAATTTAATAGTCACACATATGGGTGGAGGAGCTTCCGTAGGAACTCACGAAAAAGGAAAGGTAGTAGATGTAAATAATGCTTTAGATGGAGAAGGACCATTTTCACCAGAAAGAACAGGCGGTCTTCCAGTAGGAGATTTAGTGAAATTATGCTACAGTGGTAAGTACACTTATGAAGAAATGAAAAAGAAGATAAGCGGCAAAGGCGGAGTAGTAGCATATTTAAATACAAATGATTTTAGAGAAGTTGAAGAAAGAGCTGAAAAAGGAGATAAAGATGCAAAATTAATTGTTGATGCATTTGTATTTCAAATAGCAAAAGAGATAGGAAAAAATGCCGCTGTTTTATGTGGAAAAGTAGACGCAATATTATTAACAGGAGGAATAGCATATAGTAAAGTTATATGTGAAGGTATAAAAGAAATGGTATCTTTTATAGCGCCAGTAGTTAGATTCCCAGGAGAAGATGAGTTATTAGCATTAACTCAAGGTGGATTAAGAGTATTAAAAGGAGAAGAAGAGGCTAAAGAATATAAATAATGTAGAACTTTAATATATGATATAAATAGAATAATTAGTAAAATAAAGAAATTTTTTTATGATAAAATTATAACAATTAAAAAAAAGAGAAAATTACTTTACAACTATAAGGATTTTTGTGATATAATGAAGTTACAAATTCATCTATAAATTTACTTAAAGATGAAAAATGAAAGAGCTATTTCATGTAGTGTGAAAAAAATTTTTACTATATGTGAAAAGGGTTTCATTCTATGAAAATGCTCTGTTTTGGAGTGATTAAAATGAGTAGAATAAATATTTTCACAGGACATTTTGGTAGTGGAAAAACAGAAATTGCCATAAATTATGCTATGAAGTTAGCTGAGGAAGGCAAAAAGGTAGCTTTAGTAGACATAGATATTGTAAATCCATATTTCTGCTCAAGAAGTCTAAAGGAAGAGTTTGATAAATTAGGAATAAGAGTAATAGCTTCTGACTCTAAACTTATGAATGCAGAATTAATGGTTGTACCTGGTGAAGTTATGGCAGTATTCAATGATAAAAGTTATGAGGTTGTTATGGATATAGGTGGTGATGATCAAGGAGCAACAGTGCTTGGTCAATATAACAAATATTTTAATGAAGAAGATTATGATATGTATTTTGTAGTTAATAATAATAGACCACTTACATCTAATGAAAAAGAAACAGAAGATTATATAAAATCTATAGAAATTTCATCTAGATTAAAAGTTAAATATCTTATATCAAATACAAATCTTTCATATGAAACCACAGTAGATCACATATTAAAGGGTGATGAGATAGTCTTAGAACTTTCTAAAAAGACTGGTCTTCCCTATAAATATATTGTGTGTAGAAAAGATTTTGTAGATGATATAAAAGGTAAGGTTCATGGAGAAATATTTCCAATAGATATATACATGAAACCACCTTGGAGGTAATTTTTATTCAAAATTGTCAAAATCTTAAAATTTATCAATAAATAAAAACTGAATAAAGACTTGTAAGGCATTCTTATTAAAAACTTAAGGAGGGGTTATAATGCCAAAAGTAATATTTAGGGAAGAAAGATGTAAGGGCTGTGGCCACTGCATCCAAGTGTGTCCTAAAAAAATAATTAGCTTTTCAGAAAAACTAAATGTAAAAGGTTATAATGCAGCCACAATAGTTGATGAAAAGAAAGATGATTGTATAGCTTGTGCATCATGTGCAAGAATATGCCCAGATTGTGTAATAACAGTAGAAAAGTAAGAAGGAGGGGTTATAATGGGTGAAAAAGTTTTAATGAAGGGTAATGAAGCTATAGGCGAAGCTGCAATCCAAGCAGGATGTGAATGTTTCTTTGGGTATCCAATTACTCCACAAACAGAAGTAGCAGCTTATATGTCAAAGAAAATGCCTAAAATAGGAAAGACATTTGTTCAAGCAGAAAGTGAAATATCAGCTGTAAATATGGTGTATGGTGCAGCAGGAACAGGAATTAGATGTATGACTTCTTCAAGTTCACCAGGAATAAGTTTAAAATCAGAAGGACTTTCATATATAGCAGCAGCAGAACTACCATGTGTTATAATAAACATCGTTAGAGGAGGTCCAGGATTAGGAAGTATTCAGCCAGCACAATCAGATTATTTCCAAGCAACAAAAGCAAGTGGACACGGTGATTTTAATATGCCGGTATTTGCACCTGCTTCTATACAAGAAATGGTTGACTTAATACAAAATGCCTTCGATGTAGCTGATACATACAGGACACCTTGTATGGTTATGGGAGATGGTATGCTTGGACAAATGATGGAACCTGTTGAATTTAAAGAAAGATCATCTAAAGAACTTCCAGCAAAAGATTGGGCAGCTAATGGGTTACATGGAAGAAAAGAGCATAATATAATAAACTCCTTATATTTACAACCAGAAATATTAGAACAACATAACATTCATTTACAAAATAAATATGCTAAGATAAAAGAAGATGAAGTTAGATATGAGTTATATAACTGTGATAAAGAATGCGATTTAATATTAGTTGCATATGGAACAACTTCAAGAATATGCAAAAATGTTGTAAAAATGGCTAAAGAAGAAGGTATGACATTAGGACTAATAAGACCTATAACAATATGGCCTTTCCCATTTGAAGCATTTGAAAAAACTGTAGACCTTACTAAACATGGATATCTATCTGTAGAAATGAGCTGCGGACAAATGGTTTATGATGTTAAATTAGCATCTAATGGAAGAAAGCCAGTAGATTTTTATGGAAGAACAGGTGGAATGGTTCCAGATCCATCAGATATCCTAGAGAAAGTTAAATCTATAGTAGGAGGTGCTAGATAATGGCTATAGTATATCAACCACCTAAAGCATTAATGGACGTTCCTACACATTATTGTCCAGGATGTACTCATGGTGTAATTCATAAATTAGTTGGAGAAGTAATTGATGAACTTGGAGTATTAGATAAAACAATAGGTGTTGCTCCAGTTGGATGTTCAGTTTTAGCATATAACTATTTTGCCTGTGATATGTTTGAGGCTGCTCATGGTAGAGCACCAGCAGTTGCAACAGGTATAAAGAGAGCTAATCCAGATTCAGTAGTATTTACTTATCAAGGAGATGGGGACTTAGCTGCAATAGGTACAGCTGAAATAGTTCACATTGCAACTAGAGGAGAAAATATTACAACAATATTTGTAAATAACTGTATATATGGAATGACAGGTGGACAGATGGCACCTACTACATTACCAGGCCAAGTAACAGAAACAACACCTTATGGAAGAGATACAAGTTATGCAGGATTCCCAATAAGAGTATCAGAAATGATATCTACTCTAACTGGAGCTTGCTATGTAGAAAGAGTAGCTGTAAATACAGTTCCAAATATATTAAAAGCTAAAAAGGCAATAAAGAAAGCTTTCCAAAATCAAATAGATAAAAAAGGATTTTCTTTAGTTGAAGTATTGTCAATATGCCCAACTAACTGGGGATTAACTCCTCAAGAATCAATGGACTGGTTAAGAGAAAACATGATCCCATACTATCCTCTTGGCGTTAAGAAGGATACAACTGAGGAGGTGAAATAATATGGCATCACAACAAATTATATTTGCAGGTTTTGGAGGCCAAGGTATATTATCAATGGGTAAATTTTTAGCTTATGCAGGAATGGACTCAAATATGGAAGTTTCATGGTTACCATCTTACGGACCAGAAATGAGAGGTGGTACAGCTAACTGTTCTGTAGTTTTATCTGATACGCCAGTTGGATCACCAATAGTAACTAAACCAGATACAGTAGTAGTAATGAATAGACCTTCTTTAGATAAATTTGAAGATATGGTAGCACCAGGTGGATTAATAATATTGGATTCTGACTTAGTTGATAGAATGCCAAAAAGAGATGACATAAAAGTTATAGCTATACCAGCTCAATCTGAAGCGGATAAAATAAGTAGTAAAAAAATAGCTAATATGATTCTTTTAGGAGCTCTTGTAAAACAAACAGGAATAGTTACTATGGATGAGATAACAGCATCATTAAAAGACCATGGTAAGGAAAAATTCTTTGAATTAAACAAAGAAGCCCTTAAAGCTGGAGAGGAATACGTAAAATAATAAATTAAATATTGCCAGTGGAGAAAATATCTTCACTGGCTTTTTATATTTTTGAATGATGTTTCCTATTGTTAGAATTAGTAAACTATAATATAATATCTATGTGTATTTAAAAAATAGGAGTGATGAATTACATGGGTAGAATGTTCGGAACAGATGGAGTTAGAGGAATAGCTAATAAGGAATTAACAGCAGACTTAGCATATAAATTAGGTAAAGCAGGAGCTTTCATATTAACAGAAGGAACACATAGACCTAAGATACTTGTAGGTATGGATACAAGAATATCAGGGGACATGCTAGAGAGTGCTTTAGTAGCAGGTATATTATCTGTAGGAGCAGAAGCCATTTGTGTAGGTGTAATACCAACACCAGCAATAGCTTATTTAACAAGAAAATATAATGCAGATGCAGGAGTTGTTATTTCAGCATCACATAATCCAGTAGAATATAATGGAATAAAGTTTTTTAATAAAAATGGGTACAAATTATCAGATAAATTAGAAGATAATATAGAAGCATTAATAGAAAATAATTTTAAGGATGTTCCAGTTTTAACTGGAGAGAATATAGGAAGAAAAATTGAAGAAGATGGAGAGGCTATAAGAGATTACATAGATTTTGCTAAATCAACTATAAAAGGTGATTTAAAAGGATTAAAAGTAGCTTTAGATTGTGCTAATGGTGCATCATATATAACATCTGTAGAAGCTTTTAAGGAATTAGGAGCAGAAGTTCATGTTATAAACAATAAACCTGATGGTATAAATATAAATAGAAACTCTGGCTCAACACACCCAGAAGATCTTATGGAGTATGTAGTTAAAAATAGTTGCCAAATGGGACTAGCCTTTGATGGAGATGCGGATAGATGTCTAGCCATAGATGAAAAAGGTAACTTGATAAATGGAGATTTTATATTAGCCATTTGTGGTAAGGAATTAAAAAAACAAGGTAAATTAAAGAAAAATACAATAGTAGTTACTGTAATGAGTAATCTTGGATTAGATATAGCTATGAGAAAAGAAGAAATAAATACTATAAAAACGAAAGTTGGAGATAGATATGTCCTAGAGGAAATGCTTAAAAATGACTATGCAATAGGTGGAGAACAATCAGGACATATTATATTCTCAGATTATAATACTACAGGGGATGGACTTGTAACTGCCCTACAATTAGCTCATATTGTAAAAGAAAGTGGTAAGACTTTCTCAGAACTATGTTCTATAATGAAAGAGTTACCACAAGTTTTAGTTAATGCTAAAGTTCCTAATAATCAAAAAGATATTTATTTGAAGGACGAGGAAATAAAATCTGAAATAGATATGATTACAAAAAATTTAGATGGCTCAGGAAGAGTGCTTATAAGACCTTCTGGTACAGAGCCTTTGGTAAGAGTAATGCTTGAAGGAGAAAACCAAGAGGAAATTGATAAATTAGCACATGGCTTAGCTAAATTAATAGAGAAAAAAGTAAAATAATAGGATTAATTTATATTTTTAAAACATAAGGGTAATTTATAATTATTAGGTTAATTATAAATTACCCTTATGTTTTTTATTATAATAAATAAAGTTAAAATAATAAAATATTCAAAAAATAATGAAATAATACAAATTATTTAAAAAATAAAAGAAAAATAGAATAAATGGAGTATAATTCAAAAAAAATAAAGATTATATATTGTTGAAAAAACAATAAAAATGTTATATTATAAATACAACAATAAAACAAAATTTCATTAGATGCACAAATGTGCAAAATTTGTAGATAAAATAACAAAGGGGATTTGATTAATAATCTTCAAATAAAATTGGGAAAGGTTGAAAATGCCTTATGAAGTATGATGATAGAATTTTATATAAGGTTGCACAAATGTACTATATTGATAATATGACACAATCTGAAATCGCAAAACGATTAGGTCAATATAGAACAACTATAAGTAGAATGTTGAAAAAAGCTAGAGAGGAAGGCATCGTTACTATAAATATAAAAAATAACTTCGATAGTTGTTTCCAATTAGAGGATGCCCTAGAAAAAAACTTTAATTTAAAAGAAGCCATAGTTATACCAACAGATGAAGATGAAGTTGAGAGCATTAGACTTAAAAAATTAGGTCAAGCAGGAAGTGAATTTTTAAAAAGAATATTAAAAGATGGTGATATATTAGGCTTTGCTTGGGGAAAATCCGTTGGAGAAGTAGCAAATACATTGAAAGATTGCAAAAATGTATCAGCTAACATAGTACCTTTAGTAGGAGGCCCACCTAGTGATATGGATAATAAATATCATGTTAATACAATAGTTTCTAGAGTTAGTGATGAATTTAAAGCAAAAGGGCATTATTTTTATGCACCAGCAATAACAGCAGAGAAGTCCACAAAGGAAGCTATTATGAGTGATAGTAATTTTAAAGGAATACTGGAGTTATGGGATAAAGTTAATAAGGCTGTTGTAGGAATTGGAGCACCACTTAAAGGTAATAACCTAATTTGGAGTGGATACTTTGGAGACGAAGACATACAGTTGTTAAAAGATGTTGATGCAGTCGGAGATATATGTTCAAGATTTTTCGATATAAATGGAAACATAGTTGATGAAAAGGTAAAAGATAGAATAATAAGTGTGGAATTAGAAAAATTAAAAAAAATGGAATATTCTATAGCTGTAGCAGAATCCTCAGAAAAAGCTTGGTCTATTTTAGGGGCTTTAAATGGAGGCTTTGTAAATGTTTTAATAACTAATAATGAAACAGCAGAAACGGTACTAAACTTACATGAGCAATTTACTAAAAATAAAAAATAAATATAATTTAGAACTTTGAAGGGAGTCTTATAAAATGGAAGGAAAAATGAAAGCAGTAGCTTTACATGCAATTAAGGATTTAAGATATGAGGAAGTAGATATACCTGCTATAGGCGAAGATGACGTATTAGTAAAAGTTAAATATGTTGGTATATGTGGTTCAGATATGCCGAGAGCTATGGTAAGTGGTGCATATCATTACCCAACAATAACAGGACATGAATTTTCAGGAGAAGTAGTTGAAATAGGAAGCAATGTAGGTGATATAAAAATAGGAGAGAGAGTAGCAGTAGCACCATTAATACCATGTGGAGAATGTGAATTCTGCAAAAAAGGCAATTTTGCTTTATGTGAAACTTATGAATTTTTAGGTTCTAGAAATGATGGTGGTTTTGCAGAATATGTTAGAGTTCCAAAAGAAAACGTATTAATACTTCCAGAAGATTTAGATTATGAAACAGCAGCAGGAATAGAACCAGCATCAATATCATACCAAGCAATGAGCAAAACAGGAATAAAAGTTGGTGATACTGTAGCAGTTGTTGGTTGTGGTCCTATAGGACAATTTGCCATTCAATGGGCAAAGATATTTGGTGCATCAAAGGTAATAGCTGTGGATGTTTTAGAGGATAAACTTAACTTAGCTAAAGAATTAGGTGCAGATATTATAGTAAATAGTAAAGAATGCAATGCAGTTGAAAAAGTATTAGAAATTACCAATGGTGGAGTAGAGGCTGTTGTAGAAACTGCAGGAATGAAAATTACAGAAGAACAATCTGTTCTTATGTGTAGAAAACTTGGAAAGGT contains:
- the buk gene encoding butyrate kinase, yielding MGYKLLIINPGSTSTKIGVYEDENQILEETLRHSSQEIESYKTIFDQFEFRKEVILNVLKEKNFDVNELDAIVGRGGLLKPIEGGTYRVNDAMIEDLKMGVQGQHASNLGGIIANEIGKNLNIPAFIVDPVVVDEMKDIARISGMPEIKRKSIFHALNQKAVAKRYAKENNKKYEELNLIVTHMGGGASVGTHEKGKVVDVNNALDGEGPFSPERTGGLPVGDLVKLCYSGKYTYEEMKKKISGKGGVVAYLNTNDFREVEERAEKGDKDAKLIVDAFVFQIAKEIGKNAAVLCGKVDAILLTGGIAYSKVICEGIKEMVSFIAPVVRFPGEDELLALTQGGLRVLKGEEEAKEYK
- a CDS encoding ATP-binding protein: MSRINIFTGHFGSGKTEIAINYAMKLAEEGKKVALVDIDIVNPYFCSRSLKEEFDKLGIRVIASDSKLMNAELMVVPGEVMAVFNDKSYEVVMDIGGDDQGATVLGQYNKYFNEEDYDMYFVVNNNRPLTSNEKETEDYIKSIEISSRLKVKYLISNTNLSYETTVDHILKGDEIVLELSKKTGLPYKYIVCRKDFVDDIKGKVHGEIFPIDIYMKPPWR
- a CDS encoding 4Fe-4S binding protein, coding for MPKVIFREERCKGCGHCIQVCPKKIISFSEKLNVKGYNAATIVDEKKDDCIACASCARICPDCVITVEK
- a CDS encoding 3-methyl-2-oxobutanoate dehydrogenase subunit VorB, which encodes MGEKVLMKGNEAIGEAAIQAGCECFFGYPITPQTEVAAYMSKKMPKIGKTFVQAESEISAVNMVYGAAGTGIRCMTSSSSPGISLKSEGLSYIAAAELPCVIINIVRGGPGLGSIQPAQSDYFQATKASGHGDFNMPVFAPASIQEMVDLIQNAFDVADTYRTPCMVMGDGMLGQMMEPVEFKERSSKELPAKDWAANGLHGRKEHNIINSLYLQPEILEQHNIHLQNKYAKIKEDEVRYELYNCDKECDLILVAYGTTSRICKNVVKMAKEEGMTLGLIRPITIWPFPFEAFEKTVDLTKHGYLSVEMSCGQMVYDVKLASNGRKPVDFYGRTGGMVPDPSDILEKVKSIVGGAR
- a CDS encoding thiamine pyrophosphate-dependent enzyme, with protein sequence MAIVYQPPKALMDVPTHYCPGCTHGVIHKLVGEVIDELGVLDKTIGVAPVGCSVLAYNYFACDMFEAAHGRAPAVATGIKRANPDSVVFTYQGDGDLAAIGTAEIVHIATRGENITTIFVNNCIYGMTGGQMAPTTLPGQVTETTPYGRDTSYAGFPIRVSEMISTLTGACYVERVAVNTVPNILKAKKAIKKAFQNQIDKKGFSLVEVLSICPTNWGLTPQESMDWLRENMIPYYPLGVKKDTTEEVK
- a CDS encoding 2-oxoacid:acceptor oxidoreductase family protein, producing the protein MASQQIIFAGFGGQGILSMGKFLAYAGMDSNMEVSWLPSYGPEMRGGTANCSVVLSDTPVGSPIVTKPDTVVVMNRPSLDKFEDMVAPGGLIILDSDLVDRMPKRDDIKVIAIPAQSEADKISSKKIANMILLGALVKQTGIVTMDEITASLKDHGKEKFFELNKEALKAGEEYVK
- the glmM gene encoding phosphoglucosamine mutase; translation: MGRMFGTDGVRGIANKELTADLAYKLGKAGAFILTEGTHRPKILVGMDTRISGDMLESALVAGILSVGAEAICVGVIPTPAIAYLTRKYNADAGVVISASHNPVEYNGIKFFNKNGYKLSDKLEDNIEALIENNFKDVPVLTGENIGRKIEEDGEAIRDYIDFAKSTIKGDLKGLKVALDCANGASYITSVEAFKELGAEVHVINNKPDGININRNSGSTHPEDLMEYVVKNSCQMGLAFDGDADRCLAIDEKGNLINGDFILAICGKELKKQGKLKKNTIVVTVMSNLGLDIAMRKEEINTIKTKVGDRYVLEEMLKNDYAIGGEQSGHIIFSDYNTTGDGLVTALQLAHIVKESGKTFSELCSIMKELPQVLVNAKVPNNQKDIYLKDEEIKSEIDMITKNLDGSGRVLIRPSGTEPLVRVMLEGENQEEIDKLAHGLAKLIEKKVK